ctaaatattaatgtaaacaaaacgaacgtTATAGTTTTTCCGGAGGTACAATTAGAAATAAACCTTTGTTTacgtataatggcaatttaatcaATAGTGTTTggtgtaatgtacttgggccttaagattgattataataataaattttcagtcgcacagaagaatctacatgatcgtgcctcaagggcaatgtttgatcttttgcgtacttgtagacaattgtcactgcctgtggacatacaagttgacctgttcgataaaatgattgctccaattttactgtacggatgtgaagtatggggttttggttcctgtgaacattctactaaacttcaattgcgtttttataaaattgttttcaaactaaaaaaaatctactccaaatgctatgatatttggtgaacttggaagatatccactagatgttaatatgaaatgtagaatgctttgctattggtataaactgatatACTTTTACTTATAAATtatatatcaacaagatgattgaatctaattacttatgttttattgaaaacaacttaaatgaaattggtctctctggcctttggacttttcaagaaaatgttcaatactcaagcgcatggtttaaaaagaaagtaaaaagaagcttgtatgaccagtatatccataaatggtttacagaaattggaacaaaaaatatgttttggaattatcgaatgtttaaagatatttgtGCATTTCaaacacctgccatatcagcaatgtgtttcaatgatgaagttcagaacattaaacaacaatttgcctgtacagaaagaacgatatcttaacatcccgaggtcagaaagaacttgcaccaaatgtgtatcactagacataggtgatgaattccattatttatttgtctgtgatgtTTTCAAAGAAgtaagagctgagttgttaccaccttactattggaaaaaacctaatgcacttaaatttaaaaagttgtttgctactaagaaaaagaaattgctaaagaatattttggactttattaatagaatttgtaacgtttttcataatttttttaatttttatatttagtcaagttttgactaaatattttaacgtagaggggggaatcgagacgagggtcgtggtgtatgtgtgtgtgtgtgtctgtctgtctgtctgtctgtctgtctgtgtgtgtgtgtagagcgattcagaccaaactactggaccgatctttatgaaatttgacatgagagttcctgggattgatatccccgaacgtttttttcatttttttgataaatgtctttgatgacgtcatatccggcttttcgtgaaagttgaggcggcactgtcacgctctcatttttcaaccaaattggttgaaattttggtcaagtaatcttcgacaaagcccggacttcggtattgcatttcagcttggtggcttaaaaattaattaatgactttggtcattaaaaatcggaaaattgtaaaaaaaaataacaatttataaaacgatccaaatttacgttcatcttattctccatcattttctgattccaaaaacatataaatatgttatatttggacaaaaaacaagctctgaaaattaaatatataaaaattattatcaaaattgaattgtcgaaatcaatttaaaaacactttcatcttattccttgtcggttcctgattccaaaaacatatagatatgatatgtttggattaaaaacacgctcagaaagttaaaacaaagagaggtacagaaaagcgtgctatccttcttagcgcaactactaccccgctcttcttgtcaatttcactgcctttgccatgagcggtggattgacgatgctacgagtatacggtcttgctgaaaaatggcattgcgttcagtttcattctgtgagttcgacagctacttgactaaatgttgtattttcgccttacgcgacttgtttgcatttctttatttttttatttactatattgtcatatatcatgattgtattgattgtatttattgttcaaaatgcccccatgggttatggacttataaaacttgaacttgctAGTTAATCAGTGACGCTATACATGTACTCGCCTAGACTGCTAGTTAATGACGCTGCACATGTACTCGCCTTGACTGCTAGTTAGTGACGCTGTTCATGTACTCTCCTTGACTGATAGTTAATGACGCTGTACATGTACTCGCCTTGACTGCTAGTTAATGACGCTGTTCATGTACTGGCCTAGACTGCTAGTTAATGACGCTGTACATTCACTGCATTGACTGCTAGTTGATGACGCTATACACGTACTCGTCTTGACTGCTAGTTAATGACACTTTACATGTACTAGCTTGCCTTGACTGCTAGTTCATGACGTTCTAATTGTACTGGCCTTGGCTGCTAGTTAACGACGCGTTACATGAACTCGCCTTGACTGCTAGTTAATGACGCAATACATGTACTGTACTGGCCTTGACTGCTAGTTCATGACGTTCTAATGGTACTGGCCTTGACTGCTAGTTCATGACGCTATGCATTTACTTGCCCTGACTACAGGGTTATGATAAACGTGTCAGCCTACCTGAGACCTGCACAGAGTGAATCTTTGCCTTGTCTACGCCTTGGCCAGTCACTTTGCCGTTCACATAACACCGGTACTGTCGTTCAGAGTCCTCAGGGGTCACCCGTCGTGACAGTGAACTGGAATGATGTTTGTAGCACGTCGGGTGTGTTGATGGCGGTTCTGTTGATGGCGGTTGACTTTCCGTGATGTCCGCTGTGGGGTTTCCTATGACGGCGTAGGACTGCCAGTCTGTATCGTTCTTGTCCTTGAATTcccagacccagttgtgctgtgaacgagagacaacctttagtgtgtcccagacccagttgtgctgtgaacgagagacaacctttagtgtgtcccagacccagttgtgctgtgaaagagagacaacgtttagtgtgtcccagacccagttgtgctgtgaacgagagacaacccttagtgtgtcccagacccagttgtgctgtgaacgagagacaacccttagtgtgtcccagacccagttgtgctgtgaacgagagacaaccCTTAGTGTGTTTTACAACACAGAAGATAGACTAGCAGAAACTTCGTAAATTGCTTATTCTAAAATTGCTCCTGTCACACTCGATGAGATTGACGCCGTCGAACTTGTCTTTGGGTTGTAATCCTAATTACTCAACAAACCATTACAATACCCCTATAACTGTCAGCTTatacgtgtgtctgtctctctatacatctgcctgcctatatatatgtgtctctctatacatatgtctctctatatataattatgtctgcctatacatctgtctctctatacatctgtctgcCTATACATCTGTGTGCctatatgggtcattctcagattaCTGTCCCAGAGGGGGGTGACCTAATTCGTGAAAGGTTTACAGCCATCATTTTCCATCAAATCAACTACATGCTGTATCTGTATTGTGTCTCAAGGAATACAATTATATGTTTTCAACGCAAATTTGACTTTTTCATTGCAAATTTGTTTGACATATTAGTTTGCTCAAAATCGGC
This region of Littorina saxatilis isolate snail1 linkage group LG8, US_GU_Lsax_2.0, whole genome shotgun sequence genomic DNA includes:
- the LOC138972439 gene encoding uncharacterized protein yields the protein MTCGQFVGAEDNSSQHNWVWEFKDKNDTDWQSYAVIGNPTADITESQPPSTEPPSTHPTCYKHHSSSLSRRVTPEDSERQYRCYVNGKVTGQGVDKAKIHSVQVSGNTGKATDSQASATNWLAVGLGVAGAVACLGVGLGVALHSKRKESGQQSMTPASSSAPPPPPPAGGNMKTAIDI